From a region of the Halobacteriovorax sp. HLS genome:
- a CDS encoding ABC transporter substrate-binding protein codes for MIRFLLIYLLFSPLVLSATYKVSITPSCPYYCIDSEFKGYIVEILESYFKSNKDTLKTISTPYARISDSIDKEKVDFGILTALDLRDEVNLTTIKTPLGFRSTGVISRNEDNIVVLENLDLKGKKILLPKGSRATDNIVKEMSRINQGQGSEDLINEVTGSNIHKRLIDLIAIKRGDIALDDYNVMKYNFLKSKHTSALSISPTSLTGHNPILIVTKNNSKIKVILDKQLHLHIKKMRKSGELKSILDKYNLTDWDRTSSR; via the coding sequence ATGATTAGATTTTTATTAATCTATCTCTTATTTAGCCCTCTGGTTCTCTCAGCTACATATAAAGTATCTATAACACCATCTTGTCCTTATTACTGTATAGACAGTGAGTTTAAAGGCTATATCGTTGAAATACTTGAAAGCTACTTTAAAAGTAACAAAGATACTTTAAAAACTATTTCTACTCCATACGCGAGAATTTCAGATAGTATTGACAAAGAGAAAGTTGACTTTGGAATACTTACCGCTCTAGATCTAAGAGATGAAGTAAATTTAACGACAATTAAAACGCCTCTAGGATTTAGATCAACTGGCGTTATTTCAAGAAATGAAGATAATATAGTTGTTTTAGAAAACCTAGATCTCAAAGGAAAGAAAATCTTGCTTCCAAAAGGATCTCGCGCCACGGATAATATTGTAAAAGAAATGAGTAGAATCAACCAGGGGCAAGGTAGCGAAGACTTAATAAATGAAGTTACGGGCTCCAATATTCATAAGCGCTTAATCGATTTAATTGCAATCAAGCGAGGAGATATTGCGTTAGATGATTATAACGTAATGAAATATAATTTTCTTAAATCGAAGCATACTTCAGCATTATCTATCAGCCCGACTTCACTTACGGGACACAACCCTATTTTAATTGTCACTAAGAATAACTCAAAGATTAAAGTAATATTAGATAAGCAACTTCACCTTCATATAAAGAAAATGAGAAAATCTGGAGAGCTAAAATCAATTCTTGATAAGTACAACTTAACAGATTGGGATAGAACTAGTTCTCGATAG
- a CDS encoding glycerophosphodiester phosphodiesterase family protein, whose protein sequence is MKVPTDSWVFTRPIAHRGLHGNGVLENTIEAFDKAIKENHPIELDIRVTKDDKLVVFHDRTTSRIFTENLDVEKSHLSDLLKLEAKENSAKIPTLENILEYVDGRVPLLIEIKNENFDGRLERLLVDQLRNYHHEFSIQSFNPWSLKEISRLAPDFSIGLLSGTFKKSKMNFFSKLALRNLIFIPYLRPDFLSLEFSGYSGIQRRIAEIYGSERVIFWTIRDKKQLPLLGKHNYIFDNFEDNK, encoded by the coding sequence TTGAAAGTACCAACTGATTCCTGGGTATTTACTAGACCTATTGCTCATAGGGGGCTTCATGGAAATGGGGTCTTGGAAAATACAATCGAAGCCTTTGATAAAGCGATCAAAGAGAATCATCCAATAGAGTTAGATATTAGGGTAACTAAGGATGATAAGTTGGTTGTTTTTCACGATAGAACGACCTCCCGAATCTTTACAGAGAATTTAGATGTAGAGAAAAGTCATTTATCTGATTTATTAAAATTAGAGGCTAAAGAGAATAGTGCAAAAATTCCTACTTTAGAAAATATTTTAGAGTATGTTGATGGAAGAGTTCCTCTTCTTATTGAGATTAAAAATGAGAACTTTGATGGTAGGCTTGAGCGTTTATTAGTCGATCAACTGAGAAATTATCATCATGAGTTTTCAATTCAATCTTTTAATCCTTGGAGTCTAAAGGAAATCTCTCGACTAGCTCCTGATTTTTCAATTGGACTTTTATCTGGAACATTTAAGAAGTCAAAAATGAATTTCTTTTCAAAGCTTGCCTTAAGAAATCTTATCTTCATTCCTTATCTAAGACCTGACTTCCTATCTTTGGAGTTTAGTGGCTATAGTGGTATTCAAAGAAGAATTGCTGAGATTTATGGAAGCGAAAGAGTTATCTTTTGGACTATTCGAGATAAGAAACAATTGCCTCTGCTGGGAAAACATAATTATATCTTTGATAACTTTGAGGACAATAAATGA
- a CDS encoding GNAT family N-acetyltransferase, with the protein MHTVEYSPITEEDLDLVLAFTDKWIGKNYYQKEELAQIIQQGHKCNLNASVKACVGGELAGIRLTLAPGSWIKETSEGLSLSKWNIPEGDVAYFKSLFVSEKFQKLGIGKELSKRSIDILKKMNAAGILCHSWLESPGNSSQKYLLSMGFKEVRQHQKFWSQIDYLCTRCSPKKCACTAAEMLKLL; encoded by the coding sequence GTGCATACTGTGGAGTATTCTCCTATTACTGAAGAGGATTTAGATTTAGTTTTAGCTTTTACTGATAAATGGATTGGAAAGAATTATTATCAAAAAGAAGAGCTGGCCCAAATTATACAGCAAGGACATAAGTGTAATCTTAATGCTTCTGTTAAAGCTTGTGTTGGGGGAGAGTTGGCCGGAATTAGACTAACTCTTGCTCCAGGTAGTTGGATTAAAGAAACGAGTGAAGGGCTGAGCCTTTCTAAATGGAATATCCCAGAAGGTGATGTTGCCTACTTCAAGTCTCTATTTGTAAGTGAGAAATTTCAAAAGTTGGGGATTGGTAAAGAACTCTCAAAACGTTCAATTGATATTCTTAAGAAGATGAATGCCGCAGGAATTCTTTGTCATTCGTGGCTCGAGTCTCCTGGAAATAGCTCGCAAAAGTATCTTCTCAGTATGGGTTTTAAAGAAGTTCGTCAGCATCAAAAATTTTGGTCACAAATTGATTACTTATGTACTAGATGTTCTCCAAAGAAGTGTGCTTGCACAGCCGCAGAAATGTTGAAGCTTCTTTAA
- a CDS encoding DUF1338 domain-containing protein — translation MKINGLLQELWDDYTSMAPSALFIHELMQQRGENVVNDHIALRTFSHESIGIDQFAIHFEKFGYKRCGDYEFEAKKLDAIHLEHSCNSKLPKIFLSELRYNELSKNSIEIIERCIEPLKLLSIDSLLAKPLRPSISFREYKQLYEESEYAAWLCAIGFRANHFTISVNHLKTIESLLDLNEILKENGILLNTSGGEVKGSKSEFLEQSSTMADKMDVEFTDCTEKVPTCYYEFALRHQLPTGKLYQGFVTKSADKIFESTN, via the coding sequence ATGAAAATTAACGGGCTTTTACAAGAACTTTGGGATGATTACACTTCAATGGCACCGTCGGCACTTTTTATACATGAACTGATGCAGCAGCGAGGAGAGAATGTCGTAAATGATCATATTGCTTTAAGAACATTTTCCCATGAGTCTATTGGTATTGATCAGTTTGCAATACACTTTGAAAAGTTCGGCTATAAACGTTGTGGAGATTATGAATTTGAAGCTAAGAAATTAGATGCTATACACCTTGAACACTCCTGTAATTCTAAGCTTCCAAAAATTTTTCTAAGTGAACTTCGTTATAATGAACTTTCAAAAAACTCTATTGAGATAATAGAAAGGTGTATTGAACCTCTTAAGCTGTTATCAATTGATTCGCTTCTAGCAAAGCCCTTAAGACCATCTATTAGTTTTCGTGAGTATAAGCAGCTATATGAGGAATCTGAGTACGCTGCATGGTTATGCGCAATAGGCTTTAGGGCCAATCATTTTACAATAAGTGTGAATCACTTAAAGACCATTGAGTCTTTACTTGATCTAAATGAGATTTTGAAGGAAAATGGTATTTTATTAAATACTTCTGGTGGAGAAGTGAAAGGTAGCAAGAGTGAATTTTTGGAGCAGTCTAGTACTATGGCCGATAAAATGGACGTTGAATTTACAGACTGTACCGAGAAAGTACCTACTTGTTACTATGAGTTTGCTCTTCGTCACCAGCTGCCAACGGGGAAGCTCTATCAAGGGTTCGTCACAAAATCAGCCGATAAGATCTTTGAAAGTACCAACTGA
- a CDS encoding FAD-binding oxidoreductase: MSVSIWQDRSNRHNLAEQCSDIIVIGGGIAGLSCAYWILQEDSELKVTLIEKGEVGDGATGRNAGFITCGSVEHFNRLVEKHGESEALEIWKFSETNLELLEEHLITGSEKELQFEKKGSFSLASTETEFQELKKSALLMQKLGIEVEVIEKSDIDSRLGARGFIGGIKYLGDASIHPMKLLDKMKEKLLSFKNFKLFENSEVFKINSVSQEKEVLTKGHRFKAPIVVLATNGYSALLHDYFKDKIYPTRGQILATSSVEKFMEGPCYANFVLDYFRQLPSGELVIGGFRQLQKDVEIGYSDETSDVIQNALEQFIQTHLPALSEADITHRWSGIMGFSVDGQPMVGAIPSDQQIYFLGGFTAHGLGLAFHGAKCLADILFDREIPSFISAKRF; this comes from the coding sequence ATGAGTGTATCAATTTGGCAAGACCGATCAAATCGTCACAATTTAGCTGAGCAATGTAGTGATATTATTGTTATCGGTGGTGGCATTGCAGGGCTATCATGTGCCTATTGGATCTTGCAAGAAGATAGCGAGCTTAAAGTAACACTAATAGAAAAAGGCGAAGTTGGTGATGGTGCAACAGGAAGAAATGCTGGCTTCATTACTTGTGGATCTGTAGAGCATTTTAATCGTCTTGTTGAAAAACACGGTGAGAGTGAGGCCTTAGAAATTTGGAAGTTTTCAGAAACAAACCTTGAACTTCTAGAAGAACATCTAATTACTGGGAGTGAAAAAGAGCTCCAATTTGAAAAAAAGGGAAGCTTCTCCCTTGCGTCAACTGAAACTGAATTTCAAGAACTTAAGAAGTCTGCATTACTAATGCAAAAGTTAGGTATAGAGGTAGAAGTCATTGAAAAAAGTGATATCGATAGTAGGCTTGGTGCGAGAGGTTTTATCGGTGGAATTAAGTATCTAGGGGATGCTTCTATTCACCCTATGAAGCTTCTTGATAAAATGAAAGAGAAACTACTTTCATTTAAAAATTTTAAATTATTTGAAAACTCAGAAGTATTTAAGATTAATTCAGTTTCACAAGAAAAAGAAGTTTTAACAAAGGGCCATCGATTTAAGGCCCCAATTGTTGTTCTTGCAACAAATGGTTATTCCGCGTTACTTCATGATTATTTTAAAGATAAGATTTATCCAACGAGAGGGCAGATCTTAGCAACTTCATCTGTTGAGAAGTTTATGGAAGGGCCGTGTTATGCAAATTTCGTACTTGATTACTTTCGCCAACTCCCAAGTGGTGAGTTAGTCATTGGAGGTTTTCGACAATTGCAAAAAGATGTTGAAATTGGATATTCGGATGAGACTTCAGATGTAATTCAAAACGCTTTAGAACAATTCATACAAACTCACTTGCCGGCTCTTTCTGAGGCAGATATTACTCACCGTTGGTCTGGTATCATGGGGTTTTCGGTTGATGGTCAACCTATGGTTGGAGCGATTCCTAGTGATCAGCAAATCTACTTTCTGGGAGGATTTACTGCTCATGGCCTAGGGCTGGCTTTTCATGGGGCAAAGTGTTTAGCTGATATTTTGTTTGATAGAGAGATTCCTTCATTTATTTCGGCAAAGAGGTTTTAA
- a CDS encoding substrate-binding domain-containing protein, producing the protein MNFKIIICTLFCIATFAKDYDVAVLYWSSKIEGQVAMRSGLEEQAKAINSAGIDRINLISYVAGDGTNGVRNQIKQFYEVLKRKKPVDLIIIQPTDNAALTPPLLAANKLKIPVIAYDQYILDGKLASFLTSNNYQAGSLGGEYIAQLYKDDYEIKLIIVEYPKVSSTIERVDGFIDTLKNLKQKFKIIGTYNAVEPVSGLQAAKDILSDFPSKNSIDVIFTVNDGGGLSIVDHLYKNKRTEIKIATIDGDPKSVQNIKNGKLTVIDSAQFCASIGRESMKTGYKVLRGLEVSKKILIPTFPITKETLSKYPGWNGKIPSSFTKPWMTNSKWNNDLKRSIND; encoded by the coding sequence ATGAACTTTAAAATAATTATCTGCACATTATTCTGCATAGCAACATTTGCAAAAGACTACGATGTTGCAGTCTTATATTGGTCTTCAAAGATTGAAGGACAAGTCGCTATGAGGTCTGGGCTTGAAGAACAGGCCAAGGCCATTAATTCGGCAGGTATTGATCGTATTAATCTTATATCTTATGTTGCTGGTGATGGAACTAATGGAGTGAGAAATCAAATAAAACAGTTTTACGAAGTTCTTAAAAGGAAGAAACCAGTAGATCTTATTATTATCCAACCAACTGATAATGCGGCATTAACACCTCCTCTATTAGCGGCAAATAAACTTAAAATTCCTGTTATTGCCTATGACCAGTACATACTAGATGGAAAGCTGGCCAGCTTTCTAACTTCAAATAACTACCAGGCCGGCTCATTAGGTGGAGAATATATTGCTCAACTCTACAAAGATGATTATGAGATAAAATTGATCATTGTGGAATACCCTAAAGTCTCTAGTACTATTGAAAGAGTTGATGGCTTTATAGATACACTAAAAAACCTGAAGCAAAAATTTAAAATCATAGGAACTTATAATGCTGTTGAGCCAGTATCTGGTCTTCAAGCAGCTAAAGATATTCTCTCAGACTTTCCGTCAAAAAATAGCATAGATGTTATATTCACAGTTAATGATGGTGGCGGTCTGTCTATTGTCGATCACCTTTATAAGAATAAAAGAACAGAGATTAAAATTGCGACGATTGATGGAGACCCTAAATCAGTACAAAATATTAAGAATGGAAAGTTAACAGTAATTGATAGTGCTCAATTTTGTGCTTCAATTGGAAGAGAAAGTATGAAAACGGGTTATAAAGTTTTAAGAGGCCTAGAAGTCTCTAAGAAAATTTTAATACCAACTTTCCCAATAACCAAAGAGACTTTAAGTAAGTACCCTGGTTGGAATGGCAAGATTCCAAGTTCATTTACTAAACCTTGGATGACAAATAGCAAGTGGAATAATGACTTGAAGAGGTCAATTAATGATTAG
- a CDS encoding aldehyde dehydrogenase family protein, with amino-acid sequence MSYQSSFINGSFSKPTQRKLTVSNKFSNETIGELSFCDDEDLEKAISTSVNAFESYRNTSAQFKYECLKKLLGSLVANKDKLAQLICEEAGKPISYALSEVDRSISTVEFAVEESRRIRGDIIPMNFLNAVGRSSFTKKVPLGPVLAISPFNFPLNLALHKIAPALACGCSVVLKPSLSTPLIGIKLAELIASAGFPKGLVNVVICEDELSERLVRDERFKLLSFTGSPKVGWYLKSIAGKKKVTLELGGNAAVIVDETKDLPSVAKKVAIGCNLYAGQICISTQRVLVNENIYDDFKELLVQEIKKLPIGDPNNAQTIIGPLISADQVNRVQNLVDSAIREGANDLIGFELSRKEENILGPYLLENVCTTDDLWSEEAFAPVAVMRSFKTFDEAIAMVNDSKYGLQVGIFTDSISKVKKSLDFIDVAGIIINDIAGFRIDHMPYGGIKDSGLGREGIVYAIDDMTFEKLVVF; translated from the coding sequence ATGTCGTATCAGAGTTCATTTATAAATGGATCATTTTCTAAGCCTACCCAAAGAAAATTAACAGTAAGCAATAAGTTTTCTAACGAAACCATTGGAGAGTTGTCTTTTTGTGATGATGAAGACCTCGAGAAGGCCATCAGTACTTCGGTTAATGCATTTGAAAGTTATAGAAATACAAGTGCACAATTTAAGTATGAGTGTTTAAAGAAGCTATTAGGTTCTCTAGTGGCAAACAAGGATAAACTAGCTCAACTTATTTGCGAAGAAGCTGGAAAGCCTATTTCATATGCATTAAGCGAAGTCGATAGAAGTATAAGTACAGTCGAGTTTGCTGTTGAAGAGTCGAGACGGATTCGTGGTGATATTATTCCCATGAACTTTTTAAATGCTGTCGGTAGAAGTTCATTCACTAAGAAAGTTCCCCTAGGGCCTGTTCTTGCAATTTCTCCTTTTAATTTTCCTCTAAACCTTGCTCTTCATAAAATTGCACCTGCTCTTGCATGTGGTTGTTCAGTTGTTTTAAAACCATCTCTATCTACACCTTTAATAGGCATAAAATTAGCTGAACTCATTGCATCTGCAGGATTTCCTAAAGGGCTTGTCAATGTTGTTATTTGTGAGGATGAGTTAAGTGAGAGATTAGTTAGGGATGAAAGATTTAAGTTACTATCTTTTACCGGTAGTCCAAAAGTCGGATGGTATTTGAAGTCTATTGCAGGAAAGAAGAAGGTTACTTTAGAGCTCGGTGGAAATGCTGCTGTTATTGTTGATGAAACAAAAGATCTTCCTAGCGTTGCTAAGAAAGTTGCAATAGGCTGTAATTTATATGCGGGACAGATATGTATTTCGACTCAAAGAGTTCTTGTAAATGAAAATATATATGATGATTTTAAGGAACTTCTAGTTCAAGAAATTAAAAAATTACCTATTGGAGATCCGAATAATGCTCAAACAATTATAGGACCCCTTATAAGTGCTGATCAAGTTAATAGAGTTCAAAATCTAGTTGATAGTGCGATTAGGGAAGGGGCAAACGATTTAATAGGTTTCGAGCTTTCGCGTAAAGAAGAAAATATACTCGGCCCTTACTTATTGGAAAATGTCTGTACAACAGATGACTTATGGAGTGAAGAAGCTTTTGCACCCGTGGCAGTAATGAGATCGTTTAAAACTTTTGATGAAGCTATCGCAATGGTTAACGACTCAAAGTATGGTCTGCAAGTAGGTATTTTCACCGACTCGATTTCAAAAGTTAAAAAGTCACTCGATTTTATCGATGTCGCGGGCATTATTATTAATGATATTGCTGGCTTTAGAATTGATCATATGCCTTATGGCGGCATTAAGGATTCTGGCCTTGGACGAGAAGGTATCGTTTATGCTATAGATGATATGACTTTTGAAAAGCTGGTGGTGTTTTAA